From the bacterium genome, the window TTTTTCCACCAGATTCGCCAGTTCCATTTCCATCAGGCACGGAAGAAGATCCTGGACCGGCATGGACACGGTCTCCGCGATCTCCCCCACATGCCGTTCCCCCTCGAGCGCGGCGAGCACGCGCTCCGCAAGCCCCCCGGCAACGGGGGGCGGGCACCCGAGAACGTCATGAACGTCCGCGGCCGAGCAGACCGGGGTCGCCCCCTCCCGCAGCAGCCGGTTGCTGCCGGCGGTGTGGGCGAACCAGGGGTTCCCGGGCACGACCATCACGTCGCGTCCCTGATCGAGCGCGATCCTCGCCGTGATCAGCGCGCCGCTGCGCTCGGGGGCCTCGGCCACGATCACCCCGCGCGACAATCCGCCCACGATCCGGTTCCGCTCCGGGAACCGGTGCGGCAGGGGCAACGATCCCGGCGGGTATTCCGAGAAGATCGCCCCCTTTTCGAGGATTTCGTCCCGCAATTCCGCGTGGTCCCGGGGGTACGCCACGTCGACGCCGCATCCGAGGACCGCCACGGTCGCACCTCCGGCGCGGAGGGCCCCCTTGTGCGCCGCCGCGTCGATCCCCCGCGCCATCCCGCTCACCACCGTCCATCCGGCCGCGGCGAGATCCCCCGAGAGGATGCGGGCGAATTCCCGCCCCGGTCCCGTGGGGGCGCGGCTCCCGACAACGGCGACCGCATCGCCGCCGTGCCGTCCCTTCCCCGCCCGGTACAGGAGCAGCGGCGCCCCGGGGATCTCCCGAAGCGCGGCGGGGTATCCGTCCGCACCCCAGGGGAGGATCGCGATCCCCAGCCGCTCGCACGCCCCCCGAACGGCTTCGGCCCGCCGGCCCGCCTCCGCGGAGCCGAGCGCCGCCTTCGCCTTCCCGAGAAGCGAGACGCCCCTCGGCGTCATGCCGGGGAGGAAACCGCCGGCCCCCGCGGCGCGGAGGCGCCGGAGGTGATCGACGGTGAACCCCTCGATCAGCGACAGGCGAAGGAACGTGTCGAGGAGGGAAGCGGCGTTTGCGGAAGCATCCACGGGGGAACCCCTGGCCGGTTTCCCCCGCCATGCTTCAAATGTCGTGCCGCCCCCCAGGGGGGGCCATTCCTGTGAAAATCTATTTCTCCGGAATCCCCCGCCGGGCCGACACCCCCGCGGCGAACGACTCCGAGCCGCTGGCGATGTACGCCGTGGAGAAGTCCCGGGATACGCGGACCACGACCGCTCTCGCCACCTCGAACTGGACCTTGCCTGGAGAGGAGTACGCCTCCGACCCCGCCTCCACCCCGGTCGGGACGAACACGCGGAAGACGTTCCCCACGGCCACGCCCGCGGACGCGCCCTGGTCAAGGTAGATGAAATCGCCCTGCGCGAGTTCCTCGTTCCAGAGGCGTCCGGTGATCACCGAACACGGGATGCCGTCCGCTCCCGGGTCGATCCGCACCGGCGTGTACGCCGGAATCTCCTCCGAGAGCAGGTCGGCGCGCGTCAGGTCCTCGAACGAATGCCGGACCCTCGCGGTCGCCTGCCCGTCGACCTTCGGCACCGCCTGGATCACCCCGATCAGGTACTTCACATATCCGGAAACCGAACGTTTCCCGGAACTGTCGATCGGTCCCCGGACCCGGTAGACGCCCAGCAGTTGGCCCACCGGGATCTCCTTCCGGAGCGAGAGGTATACCGTGTCGCCTTCGACGAATCCGACCTTCGGTTCCTTCCCCCCGTCGATGTGCCCGATCCCCTTCGGCGCCTCCTTCAGGAACTCCCCGGCGCGGACGAAATCCTCCGGCTTGATGTCGAGATACGGCACGCGGGGAGGGGCAACCGCCGGGACCGTGGGCTGGACCTCCTCGGCGGGTGGAGCGGCGGCCACGGCGACCGTTTCGGCGGGCCCGGAGGCGTACTCCGGCTCCTGGGCGAGCGCGATCTCCCTGGGACCCGGCGGGACGATCACGACCCGGATGCCGGGATAGATGTAGTGCGGATTGGTGAGGAAGCGGTTTCGCTCCCAGATTTCCGTCCATTTCCAAGGAGATCCGAGGTATTTCGCGGAGAGATCCCAGAGGGTGTCCCCCTCGGCCACCGTGTGGACGATCCCCTCGGGCGATTTCGCCGTTTCGGCCGGCGCCTGCTGCGCGAACGCGCCGAGCGGGGGGAGGATCAGCATGCCCACCACCGCGAACGTCCCCAAGATCACCGACGCACGTTTCATCGTCCACACCCCGTTTCCCCGCCCGAAGGGCGTGATGTTCCACTTTTATCGGTGATACGGACGCGCATCTTCAAGGAAATTACCCGCCGCCCCCCCCGAAGTCAAGCGGACCTTTCGCGCGGACCTTTCACAATATGGGCGCCCGTAACACCTTAGGCCACCCTTCGGCTACGCCGCCTCGGAGAGGGGGCTCCGTTCGTGGCTCGCCGTGCGGTGAACCTGCACGGCTGCGCTTTACCTCACTGCGCCCCCCTCCTGCGGCGA encodes:
- the dprA gene encoding DNA-processing protein DprA yields the protein MDASANAASLLDTFLRLSLIEGFTVDHLRRLRAAGAGGFLPGMTPRGVSLLGKAKAALGSAEAGRRAEAVRGACERLGIAILPWGADGYPAALREIPGAPLLLYRAGKGRHGGDAVAVVGSRAPTGPGREFARILSGDLAAAGWTVVSGMARGIDAAAHKGALRAGGATVAVLGCGVDVAYPRDHAELRDEILEKGAIFSEYPPGSLPLPHRFPERNRIVGGLSRGVIVAEAPERSGALITARIALDQGRDVMVVPGNPWFAHTAGSNRLLREGATPVCSAADVHDVLGCPPPVAGGLAERVLAALEGERHVGEIAETVSMPVQDLLPCLMEMELANLVEKRPGNYYKKLSAAGS
- a CDS encoding LysM peptidoglycan-binding domain-containing protein, with the protein product MKRASVILGTFAVVGMLILPPLGAFAQQAPAETAKSPEGIVHTVAEGDTLWDLSAKYLGSPWKWTEIWERNRFLTNPHYIYPGIRVVIVPPGPREIALAQEPEYASGPAETVAVAAAPPAEEVQPTVPAVAPPRVPYLDIKPEDFVRAGEFLKEAPKGIGHIDGGKEPKVGFVEGDTVYLSLRKEIPVGQLLGVYRVRGPIDSSGKRSVSGYVKYLIGVIQAVPKVDGQATARVRHSFEDLTRADLLSEEIPAYTPVRIDPGADGIPCSVITGRLWNEELAQGDFIYLDQGASAGVAVGNVFRVFVPTGVEAGSEAYSSPGKVQFEVARAVVVRVSRDFSTAYIASGSESFAAGVSARRGIPEK